One region of Gossypium raimondii isolate GPD5lz chromosome 6, ASM2569854v1, whole genome shotgun sequence genomic DNA includes:
- the LOC105774174 gene encoding uncharacterized protein LOC105774174 isoform X2 — protein sequence MMKRMLCQKRRGERRKRSKFLLLVLHVLGREFIKEYSASHPESSGLKAATKAASDAWKLMSIEEKEKYTRRAREVWDNYLSTTPARIPKPRKQTKLVTRCSPGRLFNVLQRLTSEQKDAVKSMGFGSLLGLRCRTLRRSLCLWLLERFNTTRRSLEICGERIPLSPRDVEHVMGLAACGKDVVNSGPDDLIADLRYIYNATNRGISVRLLEERLAAPEAGDDFKRSFILYALGTLLSPTARLDVSPSFLHFLINMDAVHQYNWGKFLLDRLVREVSRFRQGKQRAVGGCLLFLQLFYYESISIEGAGSSAPVVIPCLSSWGEEEITEREKRERELGGYGCGEVISREGCHDMESLEYRIQVEGLSGGKMSMGVEHNPVFEQERTQADEEQMNEDFSMEEICVVNFPKSKGIMCGDMEEIVEPDGRPCCNKEYGCSKTVDYTRKNDHEEKCTHAPCACPLPACNFVGSSEQLSLHFSSKHWDSGRRFRYNTPLSVSLGMNEQFLVLQAEEDGILFLLNKSVENIGNIAMITCIAPSSSKVYYLYDLVSGKGMSSLRLKSLTENFPGRVEGFPPMDFLLIPFRFLGPSGEINLEVCIWNSTELGSDCP from the exons ATGATGAAGAGAATGTTGTGTCAGAAGAGAAgaggagaaagaagaaaaagaagcaaGTTTCTGCTCCTCGTCCTGCATGTTCTTGG CCGGGAATTTATCAAGGAGTATAGTGCTTCTCATCCTGAATCTTCAGGCCTTAAAGCT GCTACAAAGGCTGCATCGGATGCTTGGAAATTAATGAGCATTgaggagaaagaaaaatacaCTCGACGTGCTCGTGAAGTGTGGGATAATTACTTGAGCACAACTCCGGCTCGTATCCCTAAACCGAGGAAGCAG ACTAAACTTGTCACAAGATGCTCTCCTGGCCGCTTATTCAATGTGTTACAGCGCCTGACATCCGAGCAAAAGGATGCAGTGAAGAGCATGGGATTTGGTAGCCTACTTGGTTTGAGATGCCGCACCCTACGTCGTAGTTTATGTCTTTGGTTGTTGGAGAGGTTTAACACTACACGGCGCAGTTTGGAGATATGTGGGGAGCGCATTCCTTTATCCCCGAGAGATGTAGAGCATGTAATGGGACTAGCAGCTTGTGGGAAGGATGTGGTGAATTCAGGTCCTGATGACTTGATTGCGGACTTGCGTTACATTTATAATGCTACTAATCGTGGGATTTCAGTGCGACTTCTTGAAGAACGGTTGGCTGCTCCAGAAGCAGGAGACGATTTTAAGAGATCTTTTATCCTTTACGCATTGGGTACACTTTTATCCCCAACAGCAAGATTAGATGTTAGTCCATCGTTCCTCCACTTCTTAATTAATATGGATGCTGTGCACCAGTATAATTGGGGAAAGTTCTTGCTTGATCGGCTTGTCCGAGAGGTATCTCGCTTTCGTCAAGGGAAGCAGCGAGCTGTTGGTGGATGTCTTCTTTTTCTCCAG CTGTTCTATTATGAGAGCATATCAATTGAGGGAGCTGGGTCTTCTGCACCTGTTGTCATTCCGTGTTTATCTTCATGGGGAGAGGAAGAGATCACTGAAAGAGAAAAGCGAGAAAGAGAACTTGGTGGTTATGGGTGTGGAGAG GTGATTAGCAGGGAGGGCTGTCATGATATGGAATCACTAGAATATAGAATCCAAGTGGAAGGCCTATCGGGTGGAAAAATGAGCATGGGAGTTGAGCACAATCCCGTCTTTGAGCAGGAGAGGACTCAG GCTGACGAAGAACAAATGAACGAGGATTTTAGCATGGAGGAG ATATGTGTGGTGAATTTTCCGAAGAGTAAGGGCATCATGTGTGGAGACATGGAGGAAATTGTTGAACCAGATGGAAGACCATGCTGCAACAAAGAATATGGTTGCAGTAAAACTGTAGATTATACAAGGAAAAATGATCACGAAGAAAAATGCACACATGCACCATGCGCATGCCCACTTCCAGCTTGCAATTTTGTCGGCTCGTCTGAACAATTGTCACTACACTTCAGTAGCAAACATTGGGATTCCGGAAGGCGTTTTCGGTACAACACCCCATTGTCCGTCTCGTTGGGGATGAACGAACAATTCCTTGTTCTCCAAGCCGAAGAGGACGGTATTCTCTTCCTCCTCAACAAGAGCGTCGAAAACATTGGGAATATAGCCATGATAACTTGTATTGCCCCAAGCTCATCAAAGGTATATTATTTGTATGATCTTGTATCTGGAAAAGGAATGAGCTCTCTTAGGTTAAAATCGTTGACCGAGAATTTTCCAGGACGAGTCGAGGGTTTTCCGCCTATGGATTTTCTTCTAATCCCTTTCCGATTCCTCGGTCCTTCGGGGGAGATCAATTTAGAAGTTTGCATATGGAACTCCACAGAACTTGGTTCAGATTGCccttga
- the LOC105774174 gene encoding uncharacterized protein LOC105774174 isoform X1: protein MSLTDPPQVVDCSIIPVFQVPNEGDVSSLDVNDEENVVSEEKRRKKKKKQVSAPRPACSWVYFSREFIKEYSASHPESSGLKAATKAASDAWKLMSIEEKEKYTRRAREVWDNYLSTTPARIPKPRKQTKLVTRCSPGRLFNVLQRLTSEQKDAVKSMGFGSLLGLRCRTLRRSLCLWLLERFNTTRRSLEICGERIPLSPRDVEHVMGLAACGKDVVNSGPDDLIADLRYIYNATNRGISVRLLEERLAAPEAGDDFKRSFILYALGTLLSPTARLDVSPSFLHFLINMDAVHQYNWGKFLLDRLVREVSRFRQGKQRAVGGCLLFLQLFYYESISIEGAGSSAPVVIPCLSSWGEEEITEREKRERELGGYGCGEVISREGCHDMESLEYRIQVEGLSGGKMSMGVEHNPVFEQERTQADEEQMNEDFSMEEICVVNFPKSKGIMCGDMEEIVEPDGRPCCNKEYGCSKTVDYTRKNDHEEKCTHAPCACPLPACNFVGSSEQLSLHFSSKHWDSGRRFRYNTPLSVSLGMNEQFLVLQAEEDGILFLLNKSVENIGNIAMITCIAPSSSKVYYLYDLVSGKGMSSLRLKSLTENFPGRVEGFPPMDFLLIPFRFLGPSGEINLEVCIWNSTELGSDCP from the exons ATGAGCCTAACTGATCCACCCCAAGTTGTGGATTGTTCTATAATCCCAGTATTTCag GTCCCAAATGAAGGGGATGTATCAAGCTTAGATGTAAATGATGAAGAGAATGTTGTGTCAGAAGAGAAgaggagaaagaagaaaaagaagcaaGTTTCTGCTCCTCGTCCTGCATGTTCTTGGGTATATTTTAG CCGGGAATTTATCAAGGAGTATAGTGCTTCTCATCCTGAATCTTCAGGCCTTAAAGCT GCTACAAAGGCTGCATCGGATGCTTGGAAATTAATGAGCATTgaggagaaagaaaaatacaCTCGACGTGCTCGTGAAGTGTGGGATAATTACTTGAGCACAACTCCGGCTCGTATCCCTAAACCGAGGAAGCAG ACTAAACTTGTCACAAGATGCTCTCCTGGCCGCTTATTCAATGTGTTACAGCGCCTGACATCCGAGCAAAAGGATGCAGTGAAGAGCATGGGATTTGGTAGCCTACTTGGTTTGAGATGCCGCACCCTACGTCGTAGTTTATGTCTTTGGTTGTTGGAGAGGTTTAACACTACACGGCGCAGTTTGGAGATATGTGGGGAGCGCATTCCTTTATCCCCGAGAGATGTAGAGCATGTAATGGGACTAGCAGCTTGTGGGAAGGATGTGGTGAATTCAGGTCCTGATGACTTGATTGCGGACTTGCGTTACATTTATAATGCTACTAATCGTGGGATTTCAGTGCGACTTCTTGAAGAACGGTTGGCTGCTCCAGAAGCAGGAGACGATTTTAAGAGATCTTTTATCCTTTACGCATTGGGTACACTTTTATCCCCAACAGCAAGATTAGATGTTAGTCCATCGTTCCTCCACTTCTTAATTAATATGGATGCTGTGCACCAGTATAATTGGGGAAAGTTCTTGCTTGATCGGCTTGTCCGAGAGGTATCTCGCTTTCGTCAAGGGAAGCAGCGAGCTGTTGGTGGATGTCTTCTTTTTCTCCAG CTGTTCTATTATGAGAGCATATCAATTGAGGGAGCTGGGTCTTCTGCACCTGTTGTCATTCCGTGTTTATCTTCATGGGGAGAGGAAGAGATCACTGAAAGAGAAAAGCGAGAAAGAGAACTTGGTGGTTATGGGTGTGGAGAG GTGATTAGCAGGGAGGGCTGTCATGATATGGAATCACTAGAATATAGAATCCAAGTGGAAGGCCTATCGGGTGGAAAAATGAGCATGGGAGTTGAGCACAATCCCGTCTTTGAGCAGGAGAGGACTCAG GCTGACGAAGAACAAATGAACGAGGATTTTAGCATGGAGGAG ATATGTGTGGTGAATTTTCCGAAGAGTAAGGGCATCATGTGTGGAGACATGGAGGAAATTGTTGAACCAGATGGAAGACCATGCTGCAACAAAGAATATGGTTGCAGTAAAACTGTAGATTATACAAGGAAAAATGATCACGAAGAAAAATGCACACATGCACCATGCGCATGCCCACTTCCAGCTTGCAATTTTGTCGGCTCGTCTGAACAATTGTCACTACACTTCAGTAGCAAACATTGGGATTCCGGAAGGCGTTTTCGGTACAACACCCCATTGTCCGTCTCGTTGGGGATGAACGAACAATTCCTTGTTCTCCAAGCCGAAGAGGACGGTATTCTCTTCCTCCTCAACAAGAGCGTCGAAAACATTGGGAATATAGCCATGATAACTTGTATTGCCCCAAGCTCATCAAAGGTATATTATTTGTATGATCTTGTATCTGGAAAAGGAATGAGCTCTCTTAGGTTAAAATCGTTGACCGAGAATTTTCCAGGACGAGTCGAGGGTTTTCCGCCTATGGATTTTCTTCTAATCCCTTTCCGATTCCTCGGTCCTTCGGGGGAGATCAATTTAGAAGTTTGCATATGGAACTCCACAGAACTTGGTTCAGATTGCccttga